CCATTAAATTACTAGTTTTAAGTATTGCATTTATTTTGGTCGTGTTTGGCTCAATGAAACTATCTACAATGACGACTGAAGCAAAAGAACTTAATGATACAATTCAAAATGTAAAAATCACTAATGAAAAAGGAGAAGACCAAACCTCTTTCAAATCGTGGGACATCATCCAAGTTCATATGGATTGGAGTATTCCAAATGGAAGCGCCAAAAAAGGTGATACGACGTTGATCGACTTACCTGTTGAGTTAGATTTAGTGAATAGTTTGACCTTTGATGTGTTGGATGAAAGTGGATCTGTTGTGGCTATTGCAGTTGCAGATAAGGAATCAAAAACAGTTTTGCTGACGTATACCGAATTTGTAGAAACCCATTCAAATGTAAAAGGTACACTGCAATTTTTAAGTCGATTTGACACACAAATAATTGATGAATATGGCACGATCAAGCTGGTGTTTCCAATCAATAAAACAAACGAAGTTTCAACCGAAGTAGAAGTTGAAAAAGCCACAGATGATCCGAATGAAGTGATCAATAAATGGTCGTGGTTTTCATCAGATTCACGTACCCTTTTTTGGGAAGTACGAGTAAATGCAAGTGGACAGGAGTTTCCTAATGCTGTGGTTACCGATACTTTTCAAACAGATAACTATACATTAGTTCCAGGATCGATCAAAGTGATTTCAGCGGAATTTCCTGATGGGGATAAAGGAATTTTTGATAATCCAATCAATAAAGTTGATATTACCAGTCAAGTGACAGTCGATTATCTTCCAAATGGATTTACAGTAGATTTTGGTGATATGCCTAAAGGAATAGGCTATCTTATTTCTTATGACACGACAATCGATCACCAACCCCAAGATCAAGAAGAATTTTCTAATATTGCTACGTTAGAAAGCAATCAAACAACAATTGCTTCTAAAAAAGTAAATACCCAATACTCCGATGGAAGTGGTACCGGAACAGGGGAAGTATTTTCTATTCAAGTAATGAAAACTTCGGAAGAGGGAAGTGTTTTAGCTGGTGCAGAATTTGATGTTTATAAAGATTCAACGAACGAACGTATCGGTCAAATTAGCACAAATGATCAAGGCTTAGGTGAAATAAATGATTTGCTGCAAGAAGATTATACTTTAATAGAAACAAAAGCACCTGTTGGGTTCATTCTTGATGCTACACCAATAAAAGTATCCCAAAATGATTTTCAAAACAAGATTGCTTTTAAACAAGTGATAAATATAGCTGAACAGACAGTTGGATCAGTTCGGCTGATCAAGGTGGATCAAACAACGAAAGAACGATTGGCAGGTGTCGTATTTGAGCTTCAAGATGATAGGGGCAATCCATTACAGAAGGAGCTTATAACAGACGAAAATGGTCAACTTTTCGTTCAGGGGTTAGCACCAGGCAACTATCAATTTCTAGAAACGAAAGCATTAAACGGATATATACTAAATGAAAAACCAATTTTCTTTGAAATAACGTCGAATCAAACTGAACCAGTAGAAGTCGTTGTTGAAAATCAAAAAGAAGAAAAAACGGAACCATCAAAAAAGAACAGTAATGAAAGCCACGAAAAGAAAAATAATGGGAACCAATCTAATGACAGAATATTACCTAAAACTGGGGAAAACGCAATGAACTACTTATTTTTATTCGGTAGTCTTTGTCTAGGGATCAGTGGTACTATTCTTTTGGATAGAAGTAAGAGAGTTTAAAACGTTTTGAATGAGTAAAATGTAAAAACTGAGGTGAAGTCTGTTAGGCTTTTCATCTCAGTTTTATTTATTCATCAGGAAAATATTAATTATGAGGAATTCAATTAGACTGATTGTGACAGATAAAGTATAATAGATAAAAGGAATCAAAGTAAGTAAGGGGATTAGTAAAGTGCAAGGTATTTTTATAACGATCGAAGGACCAGATGGCGCAGGGAAAACAAGCGTATTGAATGAGTTATACCCAAGATTAGATCTGGCAGCAGAAAGAAGCATTATTAAAACAAGAGAACCTGGCGGTATTCCCATTGCTGAGAAAATTCGTCAAATTATCTTAGATCCGAGAAATCAGGAGATGGATGAGCGGACAGAAGCGTTGCTTTATGCAGCTGCTCGACGTCAGCATTTGATGGAAAAGGTTTTACCTGCATTAGAAGAAGGTAAAATCGTTTTATGTGACCGATTTGTAGACAGCTCATTAGCCTACCAAGGTGCTGGGCGACGTATTGGTGTTGAGGCAATTGCTGCAATCAATGAATTTGCAATTGAAGGGACGGTACCTGATTTTACGATTTATCTTGATGTAGATTCTGATACTGGATTGAATCGTATTAAAAACAATCGCCAACAACAAATCGACCGATTAGATTCAGAAGGGCTTGAGTTTCATCAACGAGTTCGTCATGAATATCTGAAATTGGTAGAAGAAAACCCAGAAAGAATCACGAAAATCGATGCCAGAATGAGTTTGGAAGATGTTGTAGAAGCAACCTTTCAAGCAATCGTAAAACGTTATCCAGAATATTTTAGAAACTAGGAAGGTGACCGAATATGAAAATTATTTTAGCAATTGTCCAAGATAAAGATAGTAACCGTTTAGCCAATGAATTTATTGATGCTAATATTCGTGCAACAAAACTTTCATCAACAGGCGGCTTTTTAAAAGCTGGAAATAGTACATTTATCGTTGGGATCGATGATGATCGTGTAGAAGAAGCATTGGAATTGATCAAAAAAACATGTCAATCTCGTAAACAATATGTGTCAACTCCTGTAACACTAGATATTACGATGGATGGACAAGTGCCTTATCCTGTCGAGGTTGAGGTAGGAGGGGCAACAGTCTTTGTTCTCCCAGTAGAAGGGTTCCATCAATATTAAGATGAATGAAGCACAGGTTTTAAGTGAACAGCAGCCGCTGCTTTACCAGCAACTTCAAAAAAGTTTTGAGCATGGTCGTCTTGCCCATGCTTATCTTTTTGAAGGCGATACAGGAACTGGTAAAAAAGAGTTTGGTTCATGGATGGCAAAACACATTTTCTGTACAAATTTGACTGACAATAATCCCTGCAATCAGTGTAATAATTGCTTGCGGATCAATGAAAATGAACATCCAGATGTATTACAAATCGCACCAGATGGTCAAACAATCAAAGTCGATCAGATTAGAGCTTTGAAAGCAGAGTTTAGTAAAAGCGGCGTGGAAACAGCTCAGAAAGTCTTTTTGATCGAACAAGCGGATAAGATGAGTGTTGGTGCAGCAAATAGCTTGTTAAAATTTTTAGAAGAACCGGAAGGTAAAGTTTTAGCAATTTTAGAG
This sequence is a window from Enterococcus sp. 7F3_DIV0205. Protein-coding genes within it:
- a CDS encoding LPXTG cell wall anchor domain-containing protein, translating into MQKKFYTSIKLLVLSIAFILVVFGSMKLSTMTTEAKELNDTIQNVKITNEKGEDQTSFKSWDIIQVHMDWSIPNGSAKKGDTTLIDLPVELDLVNSLTFDVLDESGSVVAIAVADKESKTVLLTYTEFVETHSNVKGTLQFLSRFDTQIIDEYGTIKLVFPINKTNEVSTEVEVEKATDDPNEVINKWSWFSSDSRTLFWEVRVNASGQEFPNAVVTDTFQTDNYTLVPGSIKVISAEFPDGDKGIFDNPINKVDITSQVTVDYLPNGFTVDFGDMPKGIGYLISYDTTIDHQPQDQEEFSNIATLESNQTTIASKKVNTQYSDGSGTGTGEVFSIQVMKTSEEGSVLAGAEFDVYKDSTNERIGQISTNDQGLGEINDLLQEDYTLIETKAPVGFILDATPIKVSQNDFQNKIAFKQVINIAEQTVGSVRLIKVDQTTKERLAGVVFELQDDRGNPLQKELITDENGQLFVQGLAPGNYQFLETKALNGYILNEKPIFFEITSNQTEPVEVVVENQKEEKTEPSKKNSNESHEKKNNGNQSNDRILPKTGENAMNYLFLFGSLCLGISGTILLDRSKRV
- the tmk gene encoding dTMP kinase, with translation MQGIFITIEGPDGAGKTSVLNELYPRLDLAAERSIIKTREPGGIPIAEKIRQIILDPRNQEMDERTEALLYAAARRQHLMEKVLPALEEGKIVLCDRFVDSSLAYQGAGRRIGVEAIAAINEFAIEGTVPDFTIYLDVDSDTGLNRIKNNRQQQIDRLDSEGLEFHQRVRHEYLKLVEENPERITKIDARMSLEDVVEATFQAIVKRYPEYFRN
- a CDS encoding cyclic-di-AMP receptor; translation: MKIILAIVQDKDSNRLANEFIDANIRATKLSSTGGFLKAGNSTFIVGIDDDRVEEALELIKKTCQSRKQYVSTPVTLDITMDGQVPYPVEVEVGGATVFVLPVEGFHQY